The stretch of DNA GCAGTTGCAGCAGTCGCTCCACGTGCCGATCGGCCTGATCCGCAACGCCTGGGGCGGTTCGTCGTGTGAGACCTGGGTCCCGCTCGACAAGCTACAAGACGCGGCGATGTACGGCCCGCTGTTGGAACGCTGGAAAAAGGTCGAGGGAGAGCACGACGAGGCCGCGTTGCGAGCCGACTACGCTACAAAGCTCGCCGGCTTCTACGAGCAGCGCGACGCCGCGTACGCCGCCGGCAAGCCGTCGGGACGGGCGCCGTGGGTCGATAACCCGCTGTTCCACCAGCACCGCCCGGCGAATCTCTACAACGCCCGCGTGCTGCCGATCGTGCCCTTCGCGATCAAGGGCGTGATCTGGTACCAGGGCGAGTCGAACGCCGGCCGGGCGTACCAGTACCGCGACCTGTTCCCGCGGATGATTACGTCGTGGCGCGAGGCGTGGGGCCAGGGCGATTTCCCGTTCTACTGGGTCCAGCTCGCCGACTTCACGCCCGAAACCGCCGACCCGGTGAAGGGCTCCGACTGGGCCGAGCTCCGCGAAGCCCAGACAATGACCATCGACGCCGTCCCCAACGCGGGCGAGGCGGTCATCATCGACATCGGCGAGGCGAACGACATCCACCCGCGCAACAAGCGCGAGGTCGGCCTCCGGCTGGCGCGGCTGGCGCTCGCCGACACTTACGGCAAGAAGATCAAAGCGGCGAGCCCGCGTTACGAGAGCCTCTCCATCGACGGCGAGAAGGCGACGGTCACCATCGGCGACGTCGGCGACGGGCTCAAGACGTTCGACGGCGTCGCGCCGCGAGGATTTACCATTGCGGGCGAAGACCAAGTCTTCCATGCCGCGGCGGCCGAGATCGTCGATAAGTCGAAGGTCGTCGTCCACTCCGACGCGGTCCCGAACCCCGTCGCGGTCCGTTACGGCTGGGCCAACAACCCGGTGGTGAACGTTTTCGACTCTGCTTGGTTGCCGCTGACTCCGTTCCGCACCGACGATTGGCCGGGCGTGACGGCAGAGGCTCGGTAGCGAGAGTCGCGTCGCACTCTTCGTGCGGCATGCGCCGTTGGCGCCGGCTACGCGGGCCTCCGCAGGGCCGTGGTGAGTGTGGCTTTCCCGTTACGGTGACGTACGGTTCGGCAGAAGTTGTGTCGCCACTCGGCGCCGGATTTACCGGCGGAGAGAGGCGACGTTCCGACTGCCGACGCCGATGGTCTCGCTCGACTCTGCTTTCACCGATGGCGCTTTCACCGAAGGCGCCTTCGCCGACAACCAGCTCTTCTCGCCGCTACTGTCGGACGAGGAGTTCTGCCCGCGCGAACCCACGGACCTTGCGGAGACGGGGGTCAGCCGCGTGCTGCTCGAGGAGCTAGCGCTGAAGCTGCTGCTGCAGGTCGGCTCGGCCGCGGGGCGCGAGATCGGCCGGCGGATGTGCCTGCCCTTCTGTCTGGTCGAGCCGCTGTTAGGCGATTTGCGGTCGCGGCAGCTGATGTTCCACGAGCGGCAGGCGCCGCTGAACGACTACTACTACGCGCTGACCGACAGCGGTCGCGACCGCGCGGCGTCGGCGATGAAGACCTCGGCGTACGTCGGCCCGGCGCCGGTGCCGATGGACGACTACGTCCTGGCGGTCGAGGCGCAGACCATCCGCGCCGAAGCGGTCCAGCGTCAGCAGCTCGTGCGGGCGTTCT from Botrimarina mediterranea encodes:
- a CDS encoding sialate O-acetylesterase; this encodes MRLTPVVCSLLLALVATCVATAEVRLPFLFTHHMVLQRDQPAPVWGKAAAGETVTVRFGNQEQVATADESGKWSVTLDPLSLGRPRELTVTGSETDEPVVVRDVLVGDVWICSGQSNMEWSIENSKDGDLDLTAANRRRIRLLQVNQMGSPTPLDDVDQAWSVANRESVKSFSAVGYHFGVQLQQSLHVPIGLIRNAWGGSSCETWVPLDKLQDAAMYGPLLERWKKVEGEHDEAALRADYATKLAGFYEQRDAAYAAGKPSGRAPWVDNPLFHQHRPANLYNARVLPIVPFAIKGVIWYQGESNAGRAYQYRDLFPRMITSWREAWGQGDFPFYWVQLADFTPETADPVKGSDWAELREAQTMTIDAVPNAGEAVIIDIGEANDIHPRNKREVGLRLARLALADTYGKKIKAASPRYESLSIDGEKATVTIGDVGDGLKTFDGVAPRGFTIAGEDQVFHAAAAEIVDKSKVVVHSDAVPNPVAVRYGWANNPVVNVFDSAWLPLTPFRTDDWPGVTAEAR